One genomic window of Silurus meridionalis isolate SWU-2019-XX chromosome 22, ASM1480568v1, whole genome shotgun sequence includes the following:
- the ywhaz gene encoding 14-3-3 protein zeta/delta: protein MAKNELVQKAKLAEQAERYDDMASVMKQVTENGEELTDEERNLLSVAYKNVVGACRSAWRVISSIEQKMKAENSDKEQIAKEYREKIESELQTICTDVLHLLDKFLIRSTSPAESQVFYLKMKGDYYRYLAEVAVGDNKTSIVDKSKEAYQAAFDISKENMQPTHPIRLGLALNFSVFYYEILGSREHACELAKKAFDDAIAELDQLTEDSYKDSTLIMQLLRDNLTLWTSDNQEETEEGRENN from the exons ATGGCGAAGAACGAACTTGTGCAGAAGGCCAAACTGGCCGAGCAGGCCGAGCGTTACGACGACATGGCATCCGTGATGAAACAGGTGACTGAGAATGGAGAGGAGCTGACTGACGAAGAGAGAAACCTGCTCTCGGTGGCCTACAAGAACGTGGTGGGGGCGTGCCGCTCGGCGTGGAGGGTCATCTCCAGCATCGAGCAGAAGATGAAGGCCGAGAACAGCGACAAGGAGCAGATCGCCAAAGAGTACCGTGAGAAGATCGAGTCCGAGCTGCAGACCATCTGCACAGATGTGCTG CATCTCCTGGACAAGTTCCTGATCCGCAGCACGTCTCCAGCCGAGAGTCAGGTGTTCTACCTGAAGATGAAAGGAGATTATTATCGCTACCTGGCCGAGGTCGCCGTGGGAGACAACAAAACCA GCATCGTGGATAAATCCAAGGAGGCGTATCAGGCTGCGTTCGACATCAGCAAAGAGAACATGCAGCCCACTCACCCCATCCGGCTCGGCCTGGCACTGAACTTCTCCGTCTTCTACTATGAGATCCTCGGCTCGCGCGAACATGCATGCGAACTCGCCAAGAAG gcATTCGATGACGCGATCGCTGAGCTCGACCAGCTGACCGAGGACTCGTACAAAGACAGCACCCTGATCATGCAGCTGCTCCGAGACAACCTGACA ctGTGGACTTCAGACAATCAGGAGGAGACGGAGGAGGGACGagaaaacaactaa
- the znf706 gene encoding zinc finger protein 706 translates to MARGHQKIQSQQKNAKKQAEIKKSKGHDQKTAAKAALVYTCKVCRSQMPDPKTFKQHFESKHPKSPLPPELEGVEA, encoded by the exons ATGGCTCGAGGACACCAGAAGATCCAGTCTCAGCAGAAAAATGCCAAAAAGCAGGCAGAGATCAAAAAGTCGAAAGGACACGACCAGAAAACTGCTGCCAAAGCTGCTCTCGTCTATACATGTAAAGTCTGCAGG TCACAGATGCCGGATCCCAAAACCTTCAAGCAGCACTTCGAGAGCAAACATCCAAAAAGTCCTCTTCCTCCAGAGCTGGAAGGTGTGGAAGCTTGA